The DNA region AAAGAAAAAATCAAGCATTAGGCTATATGGTACCATCTCAATTTAGGGATAAATATGAAAACAATAGTAATATTGCCATCCAAAGAGAATACCTAACTCTGAAGTGTCCTCTTTTTCGGGGAAAGCTCAAAACAAAAAGAGAATGTAACTTACTACACTCTCTTCTTATTTCTTATTAATATTCCTTATAACTTCCTTCTTCGTCTTGGCCAAATCAACCTGACTCTCCAGATATTTATTTTCTAAATCCATAACCTTATACTTTGAAGATTGCAGCTTAAATTTAAGCTCTTTGTTATCACCTTTTAAACGATTAATCTCAAGCAAATACTTTTTATTATTCTCTTCTTTTGAATTTATCTCTTCATTTTTTAAGTTCATTCCTCTATTTAATTCTTCTATTTGCTTGTCCCTTTTTATTACATCCTCATTTACCTTAAGTTCTTCTACCTTAACTAAAAGCTGTTCTTTTTCTTCATTTATCTTTGTAAGTTCATCCTTAAGTTCTTCTATTTTAACATTGGCATCTTTTAAATTACTTTTTAATTTCTCAATTTCATCGGAAAGTTCCTCATTGTAATATCCAGCTTTAAACAAGTCATCTGCTAAATTTAGTGCTGTTAAAATAGATGCTTCTGCCGTACTCAATTTTGAATTCTTTTCCATTATGTTTTTAATTTTTTTATCCACATAAGTAGCAACTGTATGTAAATATTCTTCTCTTTCGTCACCTTTTAATTTGTATTCCCTATTATTAACTCTTACAGTAACAGAACTCATGTTTAACACCCTCTTAGATTCATCTAATTTTAATTTTAACATATTATTATCCAGTACACAACTTATAATAATACTGAGGTTAAAATTTGAGAGTGTAAAATTAACAAAAAATTCATTAACTTTACACTCTCAAATTTAGGCTAATAATGTAACTTATGACAATGAATTATCAAAATAGTATATAAAACATTTATACTATTTAAGTCACTTACAAGTAAACCGAATAATATTAATACTTACAGAAATTACTTATAAAATATAAAATATAAAATAAATATTTCGGAAAAATATCCATTAATGATAAATCTTAGTTAATTAATAATTTATTTCTGCTAACTTTGAATAAACTATTAATGTTATATATGAATGACTATTAGTGGTATATTTTTCTATCTAAGTTGAGCTCCCAGCACGTGTTCAAGAGTACTTAGTATCTTACCATGTGCCTTATCCACTTCTTTATCTGTAAGTGTTTTATTCTTTGATCTATAAGTTATGGAATAGGCAACGCTTTTTTTACCTTCAGGTATCTGTTTGCCCTTGTATATATCAAATAGCTTAAAGCTTTCAACTATATTTCCACCTTTTTTACTTATAATATCCTCTATCTGCTGAACTAATACAGCTTCATCTAAAATCAAGGCCATATCTCTTGTGACAGCTGGAAATTTAGGTAAGGCCTTATATTTCCTCTCTATAACTGCATTTTCTATCAAGAAGTCAAAGTCTATTTCTGCAACATAGCAAGCTGTATCTACATCATAATTACCAGCTACATCAGGATGAATTTCTCCTAAAATTCCTATCTCTTTATTTTTCATGGTAATTTTAGCAGTTTTCCCTGGATGATAAGAAGGGTTCTCACTTTCCCTTTCAAAACTTACTCCTTTTGCTCCAAGAGCTTCGAGAAGATTTTCAACTACTCCCTTTAAATCTAAATAGTCTGCCTTACCATACATACCTATAGT from Clostridium pasteurianum BC1 includes:
- the zapA gene encoding cell division protein ZapA, with amino-acid sequence MLKLKLDESKRVLNMSSVTVRVNNREYKLKGDEREEYLHTVATYVDKKIKNIMEKNSKLSTAEASILTALNLADDLFKAGYYNEELSDEIEKLKSNLKDANVKIEELKDELTKINEEKEQLLVKVEELKVNEDVIKRDKQIEELNRGMNLKNEEINSKEENNKKYLLEINRLKGDNKELKFKLQSSKYKVMDLENKYLESQVDLAKTKKEVIRNINKK